From the Aspergillus puulaauensis MK2 DNA, chromosome 1, nearly complete sequence genome, the window TAGCCAGACAACATAGAATAGAGGgaggggaaaggaagagagggCTTACCCATCAACCGCACAAGCCGACATAAGCGTATACTCCAGCACTCGTCCAACAGTAGCCACAGGGACATTCTGAAACTCCATCTTGCCCCAGATACCCACGCCCTTGAGCGctgcatctcctcctccgtcttcaGGGATTGAGCATGCACTCTCCACGTTCTGGATATACTCAGCCAAGGAATCGCGACACGTCTTCGTGCATGTATCTGTGAAATTGGACTCTTCCATGGATGGGAGGTAAGGGCGCATTTTGTTTGTGGTGACCAGGGAAAGGAGGTATGGGTCGCATGTGATTTCCGCGCTGTAGGCGGTTTTGCATTCGTTTGAGGTGGTGTTTGcgagggaggtggtggtaTACGACCAGTAGGGGGTTTTGGTGTTTAGGGTGAAGGCGGTTgtgagggggagaagggagaggagggtgaagTGGAGGTGCATTTTGGATTAGTGATTATTGAGGATACTAAAAAGTTAGATGTAGTAGTGAAATATTAACGATAGTAGGAGGTATAAAGAATTAACGACAGACTTGAGCGAGTAGATAGCAGATACTCTATACTCGCGTCCTGAACATGCTGCAGATGTCGTCTTGGAATTGAGATTTCAAAGACTGATGAAACCACATGGGCCCACGGTTTATTTAAAATGGATGGTTCTAATATCACGCTTGTTTATCGGTGGCACTCTATCGCTTAGTTCGAGTCTGGACCCTGGTGAGGCTAAAGACTAGTTTGGGCCCGCTGGGGCGTGAAAAATTCGGATTGCAAGCGTGAGTGGAAaaaggaaggagagaaaagaaccAGAAAGAACGGACGAGCTGCGATTGTATTTGGGTATAAATAAGAAGTTTGATATGGAATTGTATAGTTACTCGAGTGTATAGGGTTGCTGGAAAGACGATCTCGTTGTCTCGGATGCCTCCGAATGCCTATCACGCTAGTTTGAGATCGAGTTAGTTCAGTGCAGGCACAGTTCGAGATGAACCGGTGGTTGATATTGCCCCTGTTTGAAGGTGGGCTACTTGAACAGATTAATGCCGGTAATCACAAGATCAGTTTACTAGACGAGGTGCTGTCTGCGAAGGTCTTCACCACAGAACCGTCTGCGAAGAAACCGCCCCTTATTCGGTGACGATGCCTGGAATATCACGGTCCACCCTTCGATTAGTAGTCGCATTTGACAGCATAGGCCAGTACATGTGCTTTAGAGCCTAAGGCACTTGGCGTGGAGCGGATGGTTTCACCTTTATTTCCTCCAGACTCCATTATCTGCACGAGTGCAGATCTAAAAGCTCAGCCGGGAACTTCAAAATTCCAGCCATCCTGCTTCAGAGAATACTGAATGTATACTGAATGTATGTGAGGATTCGAGAGTGTTGCCATGTTTGAATACGAGTGGCTGCCAAGAGGAGTGGGAACCCGAGCGGTGTTCGTGTCTCGTTCTGCAGCCTCGGATCTGTCATTCCTGCCACATTCCCCTCTTCTGCCATCACCGACAGCACCATGAACGCCgatttcatcttcatcaatgTGCAAAAGCCGAGAGACGCCCTCAAGCTGGCCAAGGACTCGCGCATCCGGGCCCATGTGACGCGCAGGCAGTGGAAACAGACTGAGGAGCGATCCCAGGAGGCGGTCGAGAAAGTTCtgaaaaaagcaaagagacaGGCCCAGGACAAAGACATTTCCAAGCATGAAAGCAATAAAAAGATCGAGAAGACGGAGAAATCCGACAAACTTGACAAGCCTGATAAGCTCAAGCCCGAGCGTGGCCAGCAGGGCTTAGTTGCGGGCGCTGTGATCAAGTACGATCCTTCACATTCCAGTCCCACGCAGTCGGTGCCTGTATCCTTCTGGACCTTGCCTGTTGATCGGCCCTTTGGAGGCCTGCGAGGGGACCCCTTTCGGTCTTACCCTGTCGCATGGCGGCCTTTCCTACCGCAACTGGTGGACCACTGTATGACCCCTCCCCACCCTTAACTGCATAACACCGTTGTAACAGCTTCTAGACCTCATGAGCATGGCCGTAGATATTCCTGAACTGGACCAACCGGGGAACAGAGGCCTCCTCCGTACCGACTGGTTCCCCCTTGTTATGACCGAGCCCTCGCTCTTCCAGGTGATTGTCCTACTCGCCGCATCCAACTTCGCATCCGTGCAGGAATCGACAGATATGAAGCTGCACCTGCTCGGTCTGCGATGCGAAGCAGTACAAGCTGTTAATGGCTCTTTGGAGTTGCAGTCGGCTGCTGTTAGCGACGCCTTGATAGGTGCGATCGCAAAAATGGCCAGCTACGAGGCCATGTACGGAAATGTTGACAACTATGCGGTCCACATGCAAGGGTTACAGCGGGCTGTCGAGCTTCGCGGAGGCCTTTACTCACTGGGACTCGGTGGCCTTCTGCGTCGCATTGTGATCTGGATCGACCGCAATGGGGCATTTCTAAACGGGTCGAAGTTGTACTTCCCCGGTGAAAGTTTCGCGCCAGGACAGCCGCTGCTGGACCCGAATCCAGGGCATTTCCTAGGAGCTCAGTAGTCCACAGCCCGAGAGCGAGTTGTGGCTGGCGGGGAAAAGAAGGTGATATCACGAAAGCTGAGAACCATTGTTCTGGTTCAGATGGGTCTGCGTCCCAAAAGGGTTATCACATCTGCGCGATCGGCCACGCTATCCCCAATGCGGTTATCACATCTTGTCCAAGGTCCTTGACGATCTgaatatcctccagctcggTGGCTCGATGATGCGCCGAGCTACGCAAACCGAGCACAGCTCCCTTAACTCCGAAAATGTGGCCTGTGGTCGCTGGGGATAAATACCCCTCTCGCACAGCTACCCCTCCCTCAATCCTCAGCAACCAACTCTCTACCAACCCAAGACTTAATCACTTCCAATTCAAGTCAAATCCCTCATAACACCACAATGTCTCTCGCTGGTAAGGTCGCTCTCGTCACCGGTGGTGTCAAGAACCTCGGTGCCCAGGTCGCCCGCGAACTCGCCGGCCAGGGCgccagcctcgccctccacTACCACTCCGCCAACAGCCAGTCCGACGCCACCAAGATCGAGGCCGAGCTGAAGGGGTCCGTCAAGGTCGCGACCTACCAAGCTGACCTgacctctgctgctgcatgcaCAAAGCTCTTTGAGGACACCCTCCGCGACTTTGGCAAGGTTGACATCGTTGTCAACACCGTCGGCAAGGTGCTCAAGAAGCCTATTACGGAGATCACGGAGGAGGAATATGACTCTATGTTTGCGTATGCTGCCTTTCTATCtttggttgttgttttgtGTTTTGCTGACTATGAAAAGCATCAACTCGAAGACCGCATTCTTTGTCCTGAAGGAGGCCGCCAAGCACGTCGCTGATGACGGCAAGATCATCACCATCGTCACAGCCCTGCTCGGTGCCTTCACCGGATACTACACCTCATATGCTGGCAGCAAAGCGCCCGTTGAGCACTTCACTCGGTAAGCCCCAGAAACATCTCGATCAATTGATggattataatactaataccACGCAGCGGTGTCTGCAAAGAACTCCAGGGTCGTCGCGTCAGCGTTAACAACATTGCCCCCGGTCCCATGGATACTCGTACGAAGCCCTTATCTTTTAGAGAAAATATATGTGCTAACGaccccagccttcttctaCCCCCAGGAATCCCCCGAGGCCGTGGAATTCCACAAGGCCAATGGAATGGGCGGCCGCCTGACGCTGGTCGAGGACATTGCCCCCATTGTTCGCTTCCTGTGCACGGATGGCACCTGGATCACCGGCCAGACTATCTTCGCCAACGGTGGATACACTACCCGTTAAATGTGACGGTATATGTTATAACGACCTTCCAATATATAAACCTGATGATCCTTCAAATTTCTTTTTGGTTCCAGCCTTCTGCCGCAAGGATAGACAGCATCCAAGTAGGGCTCCTCGTGCGAGGATGTAGAAAACACCAGCGTCAAGGCCGTCATGATCAAAATCACATCAAACGGCCCGATCAAGTCCGCTGCTATCCCTGGGATTATACGCCCGAGACACGATCCCGCGCTTAGAACTACGATTAGCTTGTAACTGTTCTCGCTATTCTCGCCCGTGAAGCTCGACGAGCCCGTTGTCGCGAGGGTAGGCAGGGGACCGGCGATTGCGAAGATGGCGAACTCGAGAAGACACAttgcgagggagaggaagatgaaggggatcGACTTGGATGTTGAGGAAGTAACTGAGGAGAAGGT encodes:
- a CDS encoding uncharacterized protein (COG:Q;~EggNog:ENOG410PN8H;~InterPro:IPR036291,IPR002347;~PFAM:PF08659,PF00106,PF13561;~go_process: GO:0055114 - oxidation-reduction process [Evidence IEA]); this translates as MSLAGKVALVTGGVKNLGAQVARELAGQGASLALHYHSANSQSDATKIEAELKGSVKVATYQADLTSAAACTKLFEDTLRDFGKVDIVVNTVGKVLKKPITEITEEEYDSMFAINSKTAFFVLKEAAKHVADDGKIITIVTALLGAFTGYYTSYAGSKAPVEHFTRGVCKELQGRRVSVNNIAPGPMDTPFFYPQESPEAVEFHKANGMGGRLTLVEDIAPIVRFLCTDGTWITGQTIFANGGYTTR
- a CDS encoding uncharacterized protein (COG:S;~EggNog:ENOG410PXMU;~SECRETED:SignalP(1-16)), producing MHLHFTLLSLLPLTTAFTLNTKTPYWSYTTTSLANTTSNECKTAYSAEITCDPYLLSLVTTNKMRPYLPSMEESNFTDTCTKTCRDSLAEYIQNVESACSIPEDGGGDAALKGVGIWGKMEFQNVPVATVGRVLEYTLMSACAVDGAGENCYISQSSVIPSKFSCSWGCAVAYWYNRHEYPYSEWQFGDTSGRNIDIDKGGNGREVNAMNGVLVQHSVFGDQMEGAWRIVEGCMTGNSSFRTGIEGVGVGVKVGSGVNSTNGTNGTSESSTDTSSTPLQSEPEDGGA
- a CDS encoding uncharacterized protein (COG:S;~EggNog:ENOG410PWSP;~InterPro:IPR021858) yields the protein MNADFIFINVQKPRDALKLAKDSRIRAHVTRRQWKQTEERSQEAVEKVLKKAKRQAQDKDISKHESNKKIEKTEKSDKLDKPDKLKPERGQQGLVAGAVIKYDPSHSSPTQSVPVSFWTLPVDRPFGGLRGDPFRSYPVAWRPFLPQLVDHYLMSMAVDIPELDQPGNRGLLRTDWFPLVMTEPSLFQVIVLLAASNFASVQESTDMKLHLLGLRCEAVQAVNGSLELQSAAVSDALIGAIAKMASYEAMYGNVDNYAVHMQGLQRAVELRGGLYSLGLGGLLRRIVIWIDRNGAFLNGSKLYFPGESFAPGQPLLDPNPGHFLGAQ